One stretch of Corynebacterium callunae DSM 20147 DNA includes these proteins:
- a CDS encoding NAD-dependent deacylase, with amino-acid sequence MSERQLEKSIEQVIELAREARNIEVFTGAGMSADSGLETYRDDKTGVWTKVDPQAMASIDAWLKDPEPIWAWYRWRAGVAARAEPNAGHRAIAYWQGSHLVDYVHVTTQNIDDLHERGGSKDVTHLHGSLFSYYCTDCQQPWEDDRNYPAQPIERLTPPLCQNCGGFIRPGVVWFGEQLPMTEWDLAEQRIAEADLMVIVGTSGIVQPAASLPEMAYQRGIPIVEISPAPTELTRWATLSWTATAAQALPALMREISA; translated from the coding sequence ATGAGCGAACGTCAGCTGGAAAAGTCCATTGAGCAGGTTATTGAATTAGCCCGCGAAGCACGCAATATTGAGGTCTTTACCGGAGCTGGCATGAGCGCAGATTCGGGACTGGAAACATATCGCGATGATAAAACCGGAGTGTGGACCAAGGTGGATCCCCAGGCCATGGCAAGTATTGATGCCTGGCTTAAGGATCCAGAACCCATTTGGGCTTGGTACCGCTGGCGCGCCGGGGTAGCAGCACGGGCAGAGCCTAATGCTGGCCACCGCGCAATCGCTTATTGGCAAGGCAGTCACCTAGTTGACTATGTGCATGTCACCACCCAAAACATCGACGACCTTCACGAACGTGGAGGATCCAAAGATGTTACCCACCTACACGGCAGTCTTTTTAGCTACTACTGCACAGATTGCCAGCAGCCGTGGGAGGATGATCGCAATTATCCCGCACAACCTATTGAGCGGCTGACCCCACCGCTGTGCCAAAATTGTGGCGGCTTTATTCGCCCCGGTGTGGTGTGGTTTGGTGAGCAATTGCCCATGACCGAGTGGGATCTAGCAGAACAGCGCATCGCTGAAGCTGATCTAATGGTGATTGTTGGGACCTCAGGAATTGTGCAGCCAGCAGCATCTTTACCGGAAATGGCCTATCAGCGTGGCATCCCGATCGTAGAGATTTCACCGGCGCCCACTGAGCTCACTCGGTGGGCAACCTTGAGCTGGACAGCAACCGCAGCCCAAGCTCTACCGGCATTGATGCGCGAAATCAGCGCATAA
- a CDS encoding PH domain-containing protein, whose product MSQEFQKVHRLTPLLRMWTLILAVVAGFAFNVNASTWATVWGFISGAHDVSLWPMLAAIAAFVLVCAVIWGLSQIWWKATGYRLTDEELQMKRGVLNTQLRSARFDRIQAVDIVESIIARMFRVAAVRVETAGGNDSAIDISYLTRGDAEKLKRALLDAAQRPTPTPAVAGEQLVEVGVDKQVLVPEIPIMRSVASAALSMSTLITVVGVIIMFLTPIGVAGGLPFLAGMAPTVWNLIDKSWKYNANLRDGVLSVSYGLADRRRQSIPLERIHAIQLSQPLLWRMLGWWKVTVTVVGYGAETKKGGTSKILPVGSKELALKVLAAVGPLSPQEISRSAHPEHLSTPTFTSPAKAKWVSPLDRSRQGVTLIGEQAEVAVIHYGRLVPRMAVIETSHIQELTLRRGPIQRQLGLSTVEFNLVPGPVAMSARDLSYAQGTELLQVLRQRKLPALSASSGPELGLD is encoded by the coding sequence ATGAGCCAAGAATTTCAGAAGGTTCATCGGCTGACCCCATTACTTCGCATGTGGACGCTGATTTTGGCGGTGGTGGCAGGTTTCGCATTCAACGTTAACGCCTCCACCTGGGCAACGGTATGGGGTTTTATTAGCGGCGCTCACGATGTATCACTATGGCCAATGCTTGCTGCTATTGCCGCTTTTGTGCTGGTCTGTGCAGTTATTTGGGGGCTTTCCCAGATTTGGTGGAAGGCTACGGGTTATCGCCTCACCGATGAAGAATTACAGATGAAAAGGGGAGTGCTTAATACCCAATTGCGCAGCGCCCGTTTTGATCGCATTCAAGCCGTCGACATTGTGGAATCAATTATTGCGCGCATGTTTCGGGTCGCCGCGGTGCGTGTGGAAACCGCCGGTGGCAATGATTCGGCCATCGATATTTCTTATCTGACCCGCGGGGATGCGGAAAAACTAAAAAGAGCGCTTCTCGACGCCGCCCAGCGCCCTACCCCAACCCCCGCCGTAGCGGGGGAGCAGCTGGTGGAAGTCGGCGTCGATAAGCAAGTTTTGGTTCCTGAAATCCCTATTATGCGCAGTGTGGCAAGCGCTGCGTTGTCAATGAGTACGTTGATCACGGTTGTGGGTGTGATCATTATGTTTTTAACGCCCATTGGAGTTGCTGGTGGGCTGCCGTTTTTGGCGGGTATGGCACCGACGGTGTGGAACCTGATTGATAAATCGTGGAAATACAATGCCAACTTAAGAGATGGTGTGCTCAGTGTTAGTTATGGGCTGGCTGATCGTCGTCGCCAGTCCATTCCGCTAGAGCGCATTCATGCCATTCAACTGAGTCAACCGCTGCTGTGGCGAATGCTGGGGTGGTGGAAAGTAACTGTGACGGTAGTCGGTTATGGTGCAGAAACTAAGAAGGGCGGTACCTCCAAGATTTTGCCGGTTGGCTCCAAAGAGCTCGCCCTCAAAGTTTTGGCAGCGGTAGGGCCTTTGAGCCCGCAAGAGATTTCCCGCAGCGCCCACCCAGAGCATTTGAGCACCCCAACGTTTACCTCACCAGCCAAGGCAAAGTGGGTTTCACCACTGGACCGCAGCCGACAGGGCGTAACTCTTATTGGTGAGCAGGCGGAGGTGGCGGTAATTCACTATGGGCGATTGGTGCCACGAATGGCTGTTATTGAAACCTCGCATATTCAAGAACTCACTTTGCGACGCGGCCCTATCCAACGCCAACTCGGGTTATCCACAGTGGAATTTAACCTGGTACCAGGACCGGTGGCGATGTCCGCGCGTGATCTTAGTTATGCCCAAGGTACGGAATTATTACAGGTGCTGCGGCAGCGGAAACTACCGGCGCTCAGTGCTAGCTCAGGGCCAGAATTAGGGCTGGATTAG
- a CDS encoding methionine ABC transporter permease: MNEMILAADWDRLGPTFSTAILDTLLMVSVTMVVSGLLGLVVGLLLYTTRNGGILQNKAIYTILNVLVNFVRPIPFIILIAAMKPLTVAVMGTSIGRDAGIFVMIVAATFSVARIVEQNLVAIDPGVIEAARSMGASPFTIIRTVIIPEALGPLVLGYTFLFIAIVDMSAMVGYIGGGGLGDFAIVYGYRAFDNEVMYVAVLVIVIIVQAAQLLGNWLSKKIMRR, from the coding sequence ATGAATGAGATGATTCTCGCAGCTGACTGGGATCGCTTGGGGCCAACTTTTAGCACCGCCATCCTTGACACCTTGCTCATGGTCAGCGTCACCATGGTGGTTTCTGGCTTGCTCGGCCTGGTTGTTGGCCTGCTACTCTACACCACCCGCAATGGTGGAATTCTGCAAAACAAAGCCATCTACACCATTCTTAACGTGCTGGTGAACTTTGTTCGACCCATTCCTTTTATTATTCTCATCGCCGCCATGAAGCCTTTAACGGTGGCAGTTATGGGAACATCCATTGGCCGTGACGCCGGTATTTTTGTCATGATCGTGGCAGCCACCTTCTCAGTGGCCCGCATCGTGGAACAAAACCTGGTGGCCATCGATCCTGGTGTTATTGAAGCAGCCCGCTCTATGGGTGCAAGTCCCTTCACCATCATTCGCACCGTGATCATCCCTGAAGCTCTTGGACCTTTGGTTTTGGGCTATACCTTCCTCTTTATTGCCATTGTTGATATGTCTGCCATGGTGGGCTACATCGGCGGTGGCGGTCTTGGTGACTTTGCCATTGTTTATGGTTACCGAGCCTTTGATAACGAGGTTATGTACGTCGCAGTTTTGGTTATTGTCATCATCGTTCAGGCAGCACAGCTCCTGGGCAACTGGCTCTCCAAAAAGATCATGCGTCGCTAA
- a CDS encoding PH domain-containing protein codes for MNPVLPKLTTARYIARLPWLVIIGVIFAVLGFMFSTWWYIGTGIAVALLIWQVWLIPQQVKRLGWLETPDELLITKGKLWHIFTVVPYGRIQFVDVTAGPIERALGMKTLKLNTASATSDSTIQGLPAEVADQLRERLATQARERMSGL; via the coding sequence ATGAACCCCGTGCTGCCCAAACTAACCACAGCTCGTTATATTGCACGTTTGCCCTGGTTGGTTATCATTGGAGTCATTTTTGCGGTTTTAGGATTTATGTTTAGCACCTGGTGGTATATCGGCACCGGCATCGCGGTGGCATTGCTGATTTGGCAGGTGTGGCTGATTCCGCAGCAAGTTAAACGCCTGGGTTGGTTGGAAACCCCTGATGAGCTGCTGATAACCAAGGGGAAATTGTGGCATATTTTCACGGTGGTGCCCTATGGCCGAATTCAATTTGTTGATGTCACCGCCGGCCCCATTGAGCGCGCGCTGGGGATGAAAACCCTCAAACTGAATACTGCATCGGCAACCTCGGATTCCACTATTCAGGGGTTGCCCGCGGAAGTTGCTGATCAATTGCGTGAGCGTTTGGCTACCCAAGCTAGGGAGCGGATGAGCGGATTATGA
- a CDS encoding ABC transporter ATP-binding protein, with amino-acid sequence MIFGKGSTEVHALNQINLDIPRGQWTSIMGQSGSGKTTLLHCLSGLIKPTSGKVTLHSQDGSSLDISGLSENKRAILRRTHISVVFQDFNLVPILSIRDNISLPMRLAHQKIDKAWLDQITDILQIDQRLNHLPHELSGGQQQRAAIARALISKPDILIADEPTGSLDSQTSDAVLDLFRTVVDQLGQSLVFVTHDKEAALRGDRLITMRDGHILENTKLARR; translated from the coding sequence ATGATCTTCGGAAAAGGTTCCACCGAAGTACACGCCCTCAACCAGATCAACCTGGATATTCCCCGTGGTCAATGGACCTCAATTATGGGGCAATCCGGATCTGGCAAAACCACTTTGCTGCACTGTCTTTCCGGGCTGATTAAGCCCACCTCAGGAAAAGTCACCCTCCATTCCCAGGATGGCAGCTCTTTAGATATCAGTGGGCTTTCAGAAAATAAACGTGCCATATTAAGACGCACCCACATCAGTGTGGTTTTCCAAGATTTTAACCTGGTGCCTATTTTGTCGATACGCGATAATATTTCCCTCCCCATGCGCCTGGCTCATCAAAAAATTGATAAAGCATGGCTGGATCAGATCACTGATATTTTGCAGATTGATCAGCGCCTAAACCACTTGCCACATGAGCTTTCCGGTGGGCAGCAACAACGCGCAGCCATTGCACGCGCATTGATTAGCAAACCAGATATTTTGATCGCCGATGAACCAACCGGCAGCCTCGATTCCCAAACCAGCGATGCAGTTTTGGATCTTTTCCGCACTGTGGTTGATCAGCTTGGACAATCGCTGGTCTTTGTCACCCATGATAAAGAGGCTGCGCTGCGTGGCGATCGCCTAATCACCATGCGTGATGGTCACATTCTGGAAAACACAAAGTTGGCGCGCCGATGA
- a CDS encoding error-prone DNA polymerase, with translation MEWNGGGSFNGRPLSWSAMEKILSGKKVQPLRPVLHEPTENAGADDSIGVYGADGERVGFAELHATSSYNFLMGASDPERLVTEAKKMGLSALSILDRDGFYGAVRFAQAAAEAGLKTVFGAELSLQEGVLSVLCKGVEGYRRLSHLITEAKMATREKGKVSYPPLPLVAQRSGGHWIALLDYQWIDKIDYVIECFGRDNIVLEFSATMLPEEADRNECLRRAQAEFQLPGIISAHPQSASKNSVRLAGAKQALSTRKSLSDAESELHPMGSSWLRSGQALLRAHPGCADLLASSVELAQQCAFTLDLVAPNLPSWDTPAGHTEMSWLSQLVEQRFAARYEGRSPEIKEKALAQITYELGVIKELGFPGYFLIVNDLVEFCQKANILCQGRGSAANSAVCFTLGITNAEPISAGLLFERFLSPDRDGPPDIDIDIESGRREEVIQYVYTKYGRDNAAQVANVITYRTKGSIRDAARALGYPQGAADAWSKGTAEAPQDVVELAAHFKGQPRHLGIHSGGMVICDRPIADVVPVEWARMDNRSVVQWDKDDCAAAGLVKFDLLGLGMLEAIHHMLDLVQEHRGITVKLWELDLAEPEVYEMLCRADAVGVFQVESRAQLSTLPRLKPRTFFDLVVEVALIRPGPIQGGSVHPYLRRRAGEEKVTYDHPVLEKSLGKTLGIPLFQEQLMQMAVDAAGFSGGEADSLRRAMGSKRSPEKMAALRARFFQGLADTNGIVGDTAEKLWNKVVAFAAYGFPESHSQSFASLVYFSAWFKYHYPAEFCVGLLRAQPMGFYSPQSLISDARRHGVQILPITVNDSGVEANAPGGAIRLGLNLVKGLSKDAAQRIAQHAPYESIPDLSRRAELNVSQVEALARAGALECLGVNLREALWQAGVAATEKPGMLPGLSAIDAPALPGMNAFELMVSNIGATGVSAQQQPMALVRAQLAQMGIVPADQLLKVEDGTRVKIAGIVTHRQRPQTASGLTFLGLEDETGLMNVMVSVGLWKRQRILARTAKALIIRGIVQNAKGVVNIVADRLEPMEVGELLSRGSRDFR, from the coding sequence ATGGAATGGAATGGCGGGGGAAGCTTTAATGGACGTCCATTGTCCTGGTCTGCAATGGAGAAAATCCTCTCAGGAAAAAAGGTTCAACCTTTAAGGCCAGTGTTACATGAACCAACTGAAAATGCTGGGGCGGATGACAGTATTGGGGTTTATGGGGCAGATGGGGAACGGGTTGGGTTTGCGGAGCTGCATGCCACCAGTAGTTATAACTTTCTAATGGGGGCCTCAGATCCAGAACGGCTCGTGACAGAGGCTAAAAAGATGGGTTTAAGTGCACTTTCCATTCTTGATAGAGATGGATTTTATGGGGCGGTGCGCTTTGCTCAAGCAGCTGCGGAAGCCGGATTAAAAACTGTTTTTGGAGCAGAGCTAAGCCTTCAAGAAGGGGTTTTAAGTGTGCTTTGTAAAGGGGTAGAGGGTTACCGCCGGCTCAGCCATCTTATTACAGAGGCAAAAATGGCAACACGAGAAAAGGGAAAAGTGTCTTACCCGCCTTTACCGCTAGTGGCACAGCGATCCGGTGGGCACTGGATTGCCTTGCTGGACTATCAATGGATTGACAAAATCGATTATGTTATCGAATGCTTTGGTCGCGATAATATTGTGCTGGAATTTAGTGCCACTATGTTGCCAGAAGAAGCTGATCGCAATGAATGTTTAAGGCGTGCACAAGCCGAATTTCAGCTGCCTGGCATCATCAGCGCGCACCCACAATCAGCCTCCAAAAACTCTGTGAGATTAGCAGGAGCCAAACAAGCACTATCCACCCGTAAGTCCCTCAGTGACGCAGAAAGTGAACTCCACCCAATGGGCTCAAGCTGGCTGCGCAGCGGTCAAGCACTGCTAAGAGCACATCCAGGCTGTGCCGACCTTTTAGCCAGCTCAGTGGAACTAGCGCAGCAATGTGCTTTTACCCTCGATCTGGTTGCTCCCAATCTGCCATCTTGGGACACTCCGGCCGGACATACGGAGATGAGTTGGTTAAGTCAGCTGGTGGAGCAACGTTTTGCCGCGCGTTATGAAGGCCGCTCGCCAGAAATTAAAGAAAAAGCCCTAGCTCAAATCACCTATGAACTAGGAGTTATTAAAGAGCTAGGTTTCCCGGGCTATTTTCTCATCGTTAATGACCTGGTGGAATTTTGCCAAAAAGCCAATATTTTATGTCAGGGCAGAGGCTCTGCAGCCAACTCTGCAGTGTGTTTTACCCTCGGCATCACCAACGCCGAACCAATTTCCGCGGGCCTACTTTTTGAAAGGTTTTTATCTCCCGACCGCGATGGTCCGCCAGATATTGATATAGATATTGAATCTGGTCGCCGCGAAGAAGTAATCCAATATGTTTACACCAAATATGGTCGCGATAACGCAGCTCAAGTGGCCAATGTGATCACTTACCGTACGAAAGGATCAATCAGGGATGCTGCACGCGCCTTGGGTTATCCCCAAGGTGCTGCCGATGCATGGTCAAAAGGCACCGCAGAAGCCCCTCAAGATGTAGTGGAATTAGCCGCCCACTTTAAAGGGCAACCCCGCCACCTGGGTATTCACTCTGGCGGCATGGTTATTTGTGATCGTCCCATTGCAGATGTGGTGCCGGTGGAATGGGCGCGGATGGATAATCGCTCGGTGGTGCAGTGGGATAAGGATGATTGTGCAGCAGCAGGCTTAGTAAAATTTGACCTCCTAGGTCTTGGCATGTTGGAAGCAATTCACCACATGCTGGACCTGGTGCAAGAGCACCGTGGCATAACGGTAAAGCTGTGGGAGCTAGATCTTGCAGAGCCTGAGGTTTATGAGATGCTGTGTCGCGCCGATGCGGTAGGAGTTTTCCAGGTGGAATCCCGCGCACAGCTTTCCACCTTGCCCAGATTAAAACCGCGTACCTTCTTTGACCTGGTGGTGGAAGTTGCGCTGATTCGCCCCGGGCCCATTCAAGGTGGCTCGGTGCACCCTTATCTGCGGCGGCGTGCGGGAGAAGAAAAAGTCACCTATGACCATCCAGTATTGGAAAAATCCCTAGGAAAAACCCTCGGCATTCCACTTTTTCAAGAACAACTAATGCAGATGGCTGTTGATGCCGCAGGCTTTAGTGGTGGGGAAGCAGATTCCTTGCGGCGCGCCATGGGCTCAAAACGATCCCCAGAGAAAATGGCAGCCCTGCGCGCCAGATTTTTCCAAGGCCTTGCCGATACCAATGGGATCGTGGGAGATACTGCTGAAAAATTGTGGAATAAAGTGGTCGCCTTTGCTGCCTATGGTTTCCCAGAATCACACTCGCAGTCTTTTGCTTCTTTGGTGTATTTTTCTGCCTGGTTTAAATATCACTACCCGGCGGAGTTTTGTGTGGGGTTGCTCAGAGCCCAACCTATGGGTTTTTATTCCCCGCAGTCGCTCATTAGTGATGCCCGACGCCACGGTGTGCAGATCTTGCCAATCACGGTTAATGATTCTGGAGTGGAAGCCAATGCACCTGGCGGGGCAATTCGTTTAGGTCTTAATTTGGTCAAGGGACTATCCAAAGATGCAGCACAAAGAATCGCCCAGCATGCGCCCTATGAATCCATCCCGGATCTGTCCCGGCGTGCGGAGCTCAATGTCTCCCAGGTAGAAGCCCTCGCCAGAGCTGGTGCCTTGGAATGTTTGGGAGTAAACCTGCGTGAAGCACTGTGGCAAGCAGGGGTGGCAGCAACTGAAAAACCGGGGATGCTGCCGGGGCTTTCTGCTATTGATGCACCAGCTTTGCCGGGGATGAATGCCTTTGAATTGATGGTGTCAAATATTGGGGCCACTGGAGTTTCGGCACAGCAACAACCAATGGCTTTGGTGCGCGCACAACTAGCTCAAATGGGTATTGTGCCAGCCGATCAACTGCTTAAGGTAGAAGATGGCACCCGGGTAAAAATCGCAGGGATTGTTACACACCGCCAGCGTCCGCAAACAGCGTCTGGTCTCACTTTTTTGGGACTAGAAGATGAAACAGGGCTGATGAATGTCATGGTCTCGGTGGGCTTGTGGAAGCGTCAGCGTATCCTGGCGCGCACTGCAAAGGCACTGATTATTCGCGGCATTGTGCAAAACGCTAAAGGTGTGGTCAATATTGTGGCTGATCGTCTAGAACCCATGGAAGTGGGCGAGCTGTTAAGTCGCGGATCACGAGATTTTAGATGA
- a CDS encoding MetQ/NlpA family ABC transporter substrate-binding protein, which yields MKLRRITTTAIAGLFAATALVACGSDSDGSSTSVAEGTDGVKIRIGTTDAAKEAWTVFEDKAAAEGIELEVVPFSDYSTPNEALAQDQIDVNLFQHLKFLAEYNVGSGEDLTPVGATEIVPLALFWKDHDSLDGIDGQSVAIPNDPSNQGRAINVLVQAGLVTLKTPGLITPAPLDIDESKSKVSVTPVDAAQSPTAYQEGTPAIINNSFLDRAGIDPKLAVFQDDPNSQEAEPYINAFVTKAEDKDDANIARLVELWHDPEVLAAVDRDSKGTSVPVERTAAELQTILDRLEEAQAAS from the coding sequence ATGAAGCTTCGTCGCATTACCACCACGGCCATCGCTGGCCTCTTTGCCGCAACCGCACTTGTTGCTTGCGGTTCCGACTCCGATGGCAGCAGCACCTCCGTTGCTGAAGGCACCGATGGAGTCAAGATCCGTATCGGCACCACCGATGCAGCTAAAGAAGCTTGGACCGTTTTTGAGGACAAGGCTGCAGCTGAAGGCATCGAGCTCGAGGTCGTACCTTTTTCTGATTACTCCACCCCAAATGAAGCACTGGCTCAGGATCAGATTGACGTAAACCTCTTCCAGCACCTGAAGTTCCTGGCTGAGTACAACGTTGGTTCCGGCGAAGACCTCACCCCAGTTGGCGCTACCGAAATCGTTCCTTTGGCACTGTTCTGGAAGGACCACGATTCCCTCGACGGCATCGACGGCCAGTCCGTTGCTATCCCTAACGATCCTTCCAACCAAGGTCGCGCTATCAACGTCCTCGTCCAGGCTGGTCTTGTTACCTTGAAGACCCCAGGCCTGATCACCCCAGCTCCACTCGATATCGACGAGAGCAAGTCCAAGGTCTCCGTTACCCCAGTTGATGCAGCTCAGTCCCCTACCGCTTACCAAGAGGGCACCCCAGCAATCATCAACAACTCCTTCCTTGACCGCGCAGGCATCGATCCTAAGCTTGCTGTTTTCCAGGATGATCCAAACTCCCAGGAAGCTGAGCCTTATATCAACGCTTTCGTCACCAAGGCTGAGGATAAGGACGATGCCAACATCGCTCGCCTCGTTGAGCTCTGGCACGATCCTGAGGTTCTAGCTGCTGTTGACCGCGATTCCAAGGGAACTTCCGTCCCAGTTGAGCGCACCGCTGCTGAACTACAGACCATCCTTGATCGTCTTGAAGAAGCTCAGGCAGCTTCCTAA
- a CDS encoding metal-dependent hydrolase, translating to MGPTHAMSGAAVGLAVAQILPPEWGGVTTATETFIYAGLTAGAALLPDLDSPSATVSRSFGPITQVISRFTENTSQAFVNITRGRRDKHCNNGHRTLTHTIWSALATGAGATALIGAYGKPAVIGLLFFFLGLGIRGLLPEWSKSVDWLWVTAASAALAIGVWNYAPESSFGIVLGSAITVGCVTHMLGDMATKAGIPAFAPLLPLKGRRWWNLKLPKFLSIRADGPADRFLLFAFSVAVIVQIGLVSSGNMRTIMVNLLHLPV from the coding sequence ATGGGTCCTACCCACGCTATGAGTGGTGCTGCAGTGGGTCTTGCTGTGGCCCAAATTTTGCCGCCGGAATGGGGTGGTGTCACCACCGCTACCGAAACTTTTATTTATGCCGGTCTAACCGCAGGCGCGGCCCTGTTGCCAGACCTTGATTCACCTTCGGCGACGGTGTCTCGATCCTTTGGACCAATCACGCAGGTGATCTCTCGATTCACCGAAAACACCTCTCAGGCCTTTGTAAATATCACGCGCGGGCGCCGGGATAAACACTGCAATAATGGCCACCGCACACTTACCCACACCATTTGGAGTGCGCTAGCCACCGGCGCGGGAGCTACTGCACTGATTGGCGCTTATGGAAAACCTGCGGTTATTGGTTTGCTCTTTTTCTTCCTGGGCCTTGGTATCCGTGGTCTTTTGCCGGAATGGTCCAAGAGTGTGGACTGGCTGTGGGTAACAGCTGCTTCTGCAGCCTTGGCCATTGGTGTGTGGAATTACGCTCCCGAAAGTTCATTCGGGATTGTATTGGGATCTGCCATCACAGTCGGCTGTGTTACCCATATGTTGGGAGATATGGCCACCAAGGCGGGCATTCCGGCATTTGCGCCACTGTTGCCTCTTAAAGGTCGGCGCTGGTGGAATCTTAAATTGCCTAAGTTTTTAAGCATTCGTGCCGATGGCCCCGCTGACCGCTTTTTACTTTTTGCCTTTTCAGTGGCAGTTATTGTGCAAATCGGGTTGGTGTCCTCAGGCAATATGCGCACCATCATGGTGAATCTGCTGCACTTGCCCGTTTAG
- a CDS encoding metal-dependent transcriptional regulator — protein MHISDLPDKSQDYLKTIWDITELRAGQPAALGEIAEKLNQKTSTASEAIKRLVARGLVNHEKYAGITLTPAGQRLAIDMVRRHRLLETFLHDVLGYTWDEVHNDADLLEHAASDRFIERIDAHLGRPRRDPHGDPIPTATGDIDNLPRTTLDTVAPGEIVTILRVQDSDPELLRYLAEFKVGPGARIILDASPAAGMVHIRVEESGQRFPLAETQMALINVET, from the coding sequence ATGCATATCTCAGATCTTCCCGACAAGTCCCAGGACTACCTGAAGACCATCTGGGATATTACGGAACTGCGCGCCGGGCAGCCAGCAGCCTTGGGAGAAATCGCAGAGAAGCTTAATCAAAAAACTTCCACCGCCTCTGAAGCAATTAAAAGGCTGGTGGCGCGCGGTTTGGTGAATCATGAAAAATACGCTGGCATCACCTTGACTCCTGCCGGCCAAAGGCTTGCCATTGATATGGTGCGCCGCCACCGCCTGCTGGAAACCTTCTTGCACGATGTCTTGGGCTACACCTGGGATGAGGTTCATAACGATGCTGACCTGCTAGAACACGCAGCCTCAGATCGATTTATTGAGCGTATTGATGCTCATTTGGGTCGCCCCCGTCGCGATCCCCATGGAGATCCCATTCCTACCGCCACGGGAGATATAGATAATCTCCCGCGTACCACTTTGGATACGGTGGCTCCAGGAGAAATTGTCACTATTTTGCGAGTCCAGGATAGTGATCCTGAGCTGCTGCGCTATTTGGCGGAATTTAAAGTGGGACCTGGTGCGCGGATTATTCTTGACGCCAGCCCCGCCGCTGGCATGGTGCACATCCGAGTGGAGGAAAGTGGGCAGAGATTCCCACTCGCCGAAACCCAAATGGCACTCATTAACGTAGAAACCTAG
- a CDS encoding methionine ABC transporter ATP-binding protein, with protein MPQRSTTKGTRVEFRGVTKVFSNNKNAKTVALDDVTLTVEPGEVIGIIGYSGAGKSTLVRMINGLDSPTSGELLLDGTNIVGMPESQLRKLRSNIGMIFQQFNLFQSRTAAGNIEYPLQLAKMGKAARKARVKEMLDFVGLSDKGNNYPEQLSGGQKQRVGIARALSTNPTLLLADEATSALDPETTQEVLEVLRKVNRELGITIVVITHEMEVVRSIADKVAVMEQGKVVEYGSVYEVFSNPQTNVAQRFVATALRNTPDNVEAEDLLSHEGRLFTIDLTEDSGFFKASAIAAENGASINIVHGGVTTLQRHSFGKMTVRLGGNPQAVEEFYQSLQRTTTIKEITR; from the coding sequence CTGCCGCAGCGCTCCACCACCAAGGGCACTCGGGTGGAGTTTCGCGGAGTAACCAAGGTTTTTAGCAACAACAAAAATGCTAAAACCGTTGCTCTAGATGATGTCACTCTCACCGTCGAACCTGGTGAAGTCATCGGCATCATCGGCTATTCAGGAGCCGGCAAATCCACCCTGGTCCGCATGATCAACGGCCTCGACTCCCCTACCTCCGGAGAGCTGCTTCTCGACGGCACCAACATCGTAGGCATGCCAGAATCCCAGCTGCGTAAACTTCGTAGCAATATTGGCATGATTTTCCAGCAATTTAACCTCTTCCAGTCCCGCACCGCAGCCGGAAATATTGAGTACCCACTGCAGCTGGCCAAAATGGGCAAGGCTGCGCGCAAAGCGCGCGTTAAAGAAATGCTGGACTTCGTCGGCCTCTCCGATAAGGGCAACAATTACCCGGAACAGCTTTCAGGCGGTCAGAAACAGCGCGTCGGCATTGCCCGTGCGCTTTCCACCAACCCCACCCTTTTGCTTGCCGACGAGGCGACTTCTGCTCTCGACCCGGAAACCACCCAAGAGGTTTTGGAGGTGCTGCGCAAAGTCAACCGTGAACTCGGCATCACCATCGTGGTTATTACCCACGAAATGGAAGTTGTGCGCTCCATCGCCGACAAGGTTGCAGTCATGGAACAAGGCAAGGTTGTTGAATACGGCAGCGTCTACGAGGTCTTTTCCAATCCTCAAACCAATGTGGCCCAGCGCTTTGTGGCAACTGCACTGCGCAACACCCCAGACAATGTTGAGGCCGAGGATCTTCTGAGCCACGAAGGCCGCCTTTTCACCATTGATCTCACCGAGGATTCCGGCTTCTTCAAGGCTTCTGCCATCGCTGCCGAAAATGGTGCCAGCATCAATATCGTGCACGGTGGTGTTACCACCTTGCAGCGCCATTCCTTTGGCAAGATGACGGTTCGCCTCGGCGGCAATCCACAAGCTGTTGAAGAGTTTTATCAAAGCCTCCAACGCACCACGACCATCAAGGAGATCACCCGATGA